In a genomic window of Nesterenkonia halotolerans:
- a CDS encoding DoxX family protein: MSLLRKFARPLLGASFIANGVDRLRNTDDASARIESTLEEIGSLVTQAEPLVSNPKLTTQVLGGVEVVAGVALATGRFPRAAALMLTGVHKFDSYVEYRTAELESDADVTAQRSTLLKNVSILGGLWLAVVDLDGKPSLGWRAEHLAKNTRKKGAQFGDKTFKWADDFGNGATKKVRDFEKNAKKNFQRAERDALKAINNASKGAKKSAQGAKKKVGA; the protein is encoded by the coding sequence ATGTCTCTACTCCGCAAATTCGCCCGCCCGCTGCTGGGGGCAAGCTTCATCGCCAACGGTGTCGACCGACTGCGCAACACCGATGATGCTTCGGCGAGGATCGAGTCCACCTTGGAGGAGATCGGCTCGCTGGTCACCCAGGCTGAGCCTCTGGTCTCCAATCCCAAGCTCACCACCCAGGTGCTCGGAGGAGTCGAGGTCGTCGCCGGCGTCGCCCTGGCCACCGGCCGGTTCCCCCGCGCAGCCGCCCTGATGCTCACCGGAGTGCACAAGTTCGACAGCTACGTCGAGTACCGCACCGCTGAACTCGAGAGCGACGCCGATGTCACCGCGCAGCGCAGCACGCTGTTGAAGAACGTCTCGATCCTCGGCGGCCTGTGGCTCGCCGTGGTGGACCTCGACGGCAAGCCCTCACTGGGCTGGCGCGCCGAGCACCTGGCGAAGAACACCCGCAAGAAGGGCGCCCAGTTCGGGGACAAGACCTTCAAGTGGGCCGATGACTTCGGCAACGGCGCCACCAAGAAGGTCCGCGACTTCGAGAAGAACGCCAAGAAGAACTTCCAGCGCGCCGAGCGTGACGCGCTGAAGGCGATCAACAACGCCTCCAAGGGTGCGAAGAAGTCCGCCCAGGGCGCCAAGAAGAAGGTCGGAGCCTGA
- a CDS encoding multifunctional oxoglutarate decarboxylase/oxoglutarate dehydrogenase thiamine pyrophosphate-binding subunit/dihydrolipoyllysine-residue succinyltransferase subunit: MPELTSSRLAEEFPGNEWLVADIYDKFKDDPESVDRKWAEIFRQLEGDGDSASTSSKTSSDSAESAPSDSDSDTSESEKPKSAPSKSESSKSTASAGNGAASPGDKSGAASRASADSTPSAGNQRESRAESTPATAKPAEPDHAQKPSAEKSASSTQNKPVAPRTPTTKKSEGSSSTPIPSEPSSAKAESEEPSEKEDKVTPLKGISKAIAANMDASLTVPTATTVRAVPAKLLIDNRTVINNHLKRTRGGKVSYTHLIGYALLKALRAHPSMNVTYDVKDNKPVAIQPAHVNFGLAIDMPRPDGTRALVVPNMKAAEEMSFTDFWGAYDDVVKRARDNKLTPGDYAGTTVSLTNPGGIGTVHSVPRLSKGQAVIVGVGALEYPAEFQGASEKTLNSLAVSKVITLTSTYDHRVIQGAGSGEFLKTIHEYLLGKDGFYEEIFEALRIPYEPIHWSADIQVNPEDQINKVARIQQLIHSYRVRGHLMASVDPLEYQMRSHPDLDIESHGLTLWDLDREWPTGGFGGKSMLPLRNILGVLRDTYCRSTGVEYMHIQSPEERQWFQDEIEHPYEKPTRDEQFRILGRLNAAEAFETFLQTKFVGQKRFSLEGGESLIPLLDTILSEAADEGLDEVAIGMAHRGRINVLTNIAGKTHAQVFREFEGREAGSVTGSGDVKYHLGTRGSFTSDKGNSTSVYLAANPSHLEAVNPVLEGIVRAMQDRINQGADALNSFSVMPLLVHGDAAFAGQGVVAETLNMSQLRGYRTGGTVHVVVNNQVGFTTAPSAARSMTYSTDMAKAIQAPVFHVNADDPESVARVAQLSFRYRQRFNKDVVIDLVCYRRRGHNEGDDPSMTQPKMYNLVEAKRTTRRLYTEALVGRGDITQEEADQALRDFRQRLERVFTETHAAQTQPISTANTSDSETKGMAPMASQEETSTPDREATDTAISEDSLAHIGEVHTNIPESFTPHPKLKSLLEKRAKMAREGGIDWGFAEIAAFGSLLMEGTEVRLAGQDSRRGTFVQRHAVFHDRVNGDEWYPLKNLTEDQSRFFIYDSLLSEYGALGFEYGYSVENPHALVLWEAQFGDFVNGAQIIIDEFIATAEQKWGQKSSVVMLLPHGYEGQGPDHSSGRPERFLQLCAEDNMTVVLPSSGANYFHLLRRQAVARPRRPLIVFSPKQLLRLKAAANSVEDFTTGTFQEVIGDHEVDASKVKRVLIVSGRLYYDLIATRAKHKDETTAIVRLEQLYPMPVEELQAELDRFTSAEEFVYAQDEPINQGPWPFLGLNLQPRLTQDLKLVSRAESAATSVGQAKRHAKELEGLLSKAFPHLDL, from the coding sequence GTGCCAGAGCTAACGTCCAGCCGTCTTGCCGAGGAGTTCCCGGGTAACGAATGGTTGGTCGCCGACATATACGACAAGTTCAAGGACGATCCCGAGTCGGTGGATCGTAAATGGGCTGAGATATTCCGCCAGCTCGAGGGCGACGGTGATTCTGCCTCGACGAGTTCCAAGACCTCCTCCGACTCTGCTGAATCTGCTCCTTCAGACTCAGACTCCGACACCTCGGAATCCGAGAAGCCGAAGTCGGCACCCTCGAAGTCCGAGTCCTCAAAGTCCACCGCTTCGGCCGGCAACGGCGCGGCCAGCCCGGGCGACAAGAGCGGCGCCGCGTCTCGCGCCTCCGCGGATTCGACGCCCAGCGCTGGCAACCAGCGTGAATCCCGGGCCGAATCGACTCCCGCCACGGCCAAGCCCGCTGAGCCGGATCACGCCCAGAAGCCCAGCGCCGAGAAGAGCGCCTCCTCCACGCAGAACAAGCCGGTTGCTCCACGGACACCGACGACGAAGAAGTCCGAAGGTTCCTCCAGCACGCCGATCCCCTCGGAGCCCTCCTCCGCGAAGGCCGAGTCCGAGGAACCGTCTGAGAAAGAGGACAAGGTCACCCCGCTGAAGGGGATCTCCAAGGCCATCGCGGCCAACATGGACGCCTCGCTGACCGTCCCGACCGCCACCACGGTGCGCGCCGTGCCGGCCAAGCTGCTCATCGACAACCGCACCGTGATCAACAATCACCTCAAGCGGACCCGTGGCGGCAAGGTCTCCTACACCCACCTGATCGGCTATGCGCTGCTCAAGGCGCTCCGAGCCCACCCGTCGATGAACGTCACCTATGACGTGAAGGACAACAAGCCGGTGGCGATCCAGCCGGCGCATGTGAACTTCGGCCTGGCCATCGACATGCCGCGTCCCGACGGGACCCGCGCGCTGGTGGTCCCGAACATGAAGGCCGCCGAGGAGATGAGCTTCACCGACTTCTGGGGCGCCTACGACGACGTCGTCAAGCGGGCCCGGGACAACAAGCTCACCCCCGGGGACTACGCCGGCACCACCGTCTCACTGACCAACCCCGGCGGCATCGGCACCGTGCACTCGGTGCCGCGCCTGTCCAAGGGCCAGGCCGTCATCGTCGGCGTCGGTGCGCTGGAGTACCCCGCAGAGTTCCAGGGCGCCTCGGAGAAGACGCTGAACAGCCTCGCGGTCTCCAAGGTCATCACCCTGACCTCCACCTACGACCACCGCGTCATCCAGGGCGCCGGCTCGGGCGAGTTCCTCAAGACCATCCACGAGTACCTCCTCGGCAAGGACGGCTTCTACGAGGAGATCTTCGAGGCGCTGCGCATCCCCTACGAGCCGATCCACTGGTCCGCGGACATCCAGGTCAACCCTGAAGACCAGATCAACAAGGTCGCGCGGATCCAGCAGCTGATCCACTCCTACCGGGTCCGGGGCCATCTGATGGCCTCGGTGGACCCGCTGGAGTACCAGATGCGCAGCCACCCCGACCTCGACATCGAGTCGCACGGGCTGACTCTCTGGGACCTGGACCGCGAATGGCCCACCGGGGGCTTCGGCGGCAAGTCGATGCTTCCGCTGCGCAACATCCTCGGCGTGCTGCGCGACACCTACTGCCGCAGCACCGGCGTGGAGTACATGCACATCCAATCTCCCGAGGAACGCCAGTGGTTCCAGGACGAGATCGAGCACCCCTACGAGAAGCCCACCCGTGACGAGCAGTTCCGGATCCTGGGCCGGCTCAACGCGGCCGAAGCCTTCGAGACCTTCCTGCAGACCAAGTTCGTGGGACAGAAGCGCTTCTCCCTCGAGGGCGGCGAGTCGCTGATCCCGCTGCTGGACACGATCCTCTCCGAGGCCGCCGATGAGGGCCTGGACGAGGTCGCCATCGGCATGGCCCACCGTGGCCGCATCAACGTGCTGACCAACATCGCCGGCAAGACCCACGCACAGGTCTTCCGCGAGTTCGAGGGCCGTGAGGCCGGGTCCGTGACCGGTTCCGGCGATGTGAAGTACCACCTGGGAACCCGCGGGTCCTTCACCTCGGACAAGGGCAACTCCACCAGCGTGTACCTGGCGGCGAACCCCTCCCACCTCGAAGCGGTGAACCCCGTGCTCGAGGGGATCGTCCGGGCCATGCAGGACCGGATCAATCAGGGTGCGGACGCGCTGAACTCGTTCTCCGTGATGCCGCTGCTGGTCCACGGCGACGCGGCGTTCGCCGGACAGGGCGTGGTCGCCGAGACGCTGAACATGTCTCAGCTGCGCGGCTACCGCACCGGCGGCACGGTGCACGTGGTCGTGAACAACCAGGTCGGCTTCACCACCGCACCTTCGGCGGCGCGGTCGATGACCTATTCCACCGATATGGCCAAGGCCATCCAGGCGCCGGTCTTCCACGTCAACGCCGATGACCCAGAGTCAGTGGCCCGCGTGGCCCAGCTCTCCTTCCGCTACCGCCAGCGGTTCAACAAGGACGTCGTGATCGACCTGGTCTGCTACCGCCGACGCGGACACAACGAGGGCGACGACCCCTCGATGACCCAGCCGAAGATGTACAACCTGGTCGAGGCCAAGCGCACCACGCGCCGGCTCTACACCGAGGCTCTGGTCGGACGCGGCGACATCACCCAGGAAGAGGCCGATCAGGCGCTGCGGGACTTCCGGCAGCGGCTGGAGCGGGTCTTCACCGAGACCCATGCGGCCCAGACCCAGCCGATCTCCACCGCGAACACCTCGGACTCGGAGACCAAGGGAATGGCGCCGATGGCCTCCCAGGAAGAGACCAGCACTCCGGACCGAGAGGCCACCGACACCGCCATCAGCGAGGATTCGCTGGCGCACATCGGCGAGGTCCACACCAACATCCCGGAGAGCTTCACGCCGCATCCGAAGCTGAAGTCCCTGCTGGAGAAGCGCGCCAAGATGGCGCGTGAGGGTGGCATCGACTGGGGCTTCGCCGAGATCGCGGCCTTCGGCTCGCTGCTCATGGAGGGCACCGAGGTCCGACTCGCAGGCCAGGACTCGCGACGCGGCACCTTCGTGCAGCGTCACGCGGTGTTCCATGACCGTGTCAACGGTGATGAGTGGTACCCCCTGAAGAACCTGACCGAGGATCAGTCCCGGTTCTTCATCTACGACTCGCTGCTCTCCGAGTACGGCGCGCTGGGCTTCGAATACGGATACTCCGTGGAGAACCCGCATGCGCTGGTGCTCTGGGAGGCCCAGTTCGGCGACTTCGTCAATGGGGCGCAGATCATCATCGATGAGTTCATCGCCACGGCCGAGCAGAAGTGGGGACAGAAGTCCTCCGTGGTCATGCTGCTTCCCCACGGCTATGAGGGTCAGGGCCCGGATCACTCCTCAGGGCGCCCGGAGCGCTTCCTGCAGCTCTGCGCCGAGGACAACATGACCGTGGTGCTGCCCTCCTCGGGAGCGAACTACTTCCATCTGCTGCGCCGCCAGGCCGTGGCCCGGCCGCGCCGTCCGCTCATCGTCTTCTCCCCGAAGCAGCTGCTGCGGCTCAAGGCAGCCGCCAACTCGGTGGAGGACTTCACCACCGGCACCTTCCAGGAGGTCATCGGGGACCACGAGGTGGACGCCTCCAAGGTCAAGCGCGTGCTGATCGTCTCGGGTCGGCTCTACTACGATCTGATCGCCACCCGAGCCAAGCACAAGGACGAGACCACCGCCATCGTGCGGCTCGAGCAGCTCTACCCCATGCCGGTGGAGGAGCTGCAGGCGGAGCTGGATCGCTTCACCTCGGCCGAGGAGTTCGTCTACGCTCAGGATGAGCCGATCAACCAGGGGCCCTGGCCGTTCCTGGGGCTGAACCTGCAGCCACGTCTCACGCAGGACCTCAAGCTGGTCTCCCGCGCAGAGTCGGCCGCCACCTCCGTGGGGCAGGCCAAGCGGCATGCCAAGGAGCTGGAGGGCCTGCTCAGCAAGGCTTTCCCGCACCTGGACCTGTGA
- the aroA gene encoding 3-phosphoshikimate 1-carboxyvinyltransferase, with amino-acid sequence MTTTSSHASTVPPQPWPAPRAGAPLRAEVTVPASKSLTNRYLLLAALAQGPSVVINPLHSRDSQLMLAALEQLGAAVEHIQDWEHSGVAAVRISPIPNLDEPTPGAEATEPRIDCGLAGTVMRFLPAVAALTGQRVHFDGDPGARARPMGAVLHALRDLGVEVTGDGAPEHGEEGCLPFTIQAPTGITGDAITMDASASSQFVSGLMLAAARMPHGLTLRHAGDAVPSLEHVEMTCKVLSQVGIEVSYPALHTWKVEPGPIESFTVRVEPDLSNAGPFLCAAAVTGGEVSMRGWPKHSTQIGRRWTELLPAFGASVTEHPETDATVTLSVRGGSLRSPGTVDGTAELTPTVAALAALCTEPTRFTSVGHLRGHETDRIAALVTEIRRLGGTAEETADGFEVLSPVSHGGLVHTYADHRMATFAAVLGLVVDAVEVQDISATSKTMPDFPALWAGMIDRTPDGQP; translated from the coding sequence GTGACCACCACATCTTCACACGCATCAACGGTGCCCCCGCAGCCGTGGCCAGCGCCACGGGCGGGGGCACCGCTGCGCGCTGAGGTGACCGTTCCCGCCTCCAAGTCTCTGACGAACCGGTACCTGCTGCTGGCGGCACTGGCCCAGGGACCCAGCGTGGTCATCAATCCCCTGCACTCTCGGGACTCCCAGCTCATGCTCGCCGCTCTGGAACAGCTGGGCGCGGCCGTGGAGCACATCCAGGACTGGGAGCACAGCGGGGTCGCCGCGGTCCGCATCTCGCCGATCCCCAACCTCGACGAGCCGACCCCTGGTGCCGAGGCGACAGAACCACGCATCGACTGCGGACTGGCCGGCACCGTGATGCGCTTCCTCCCCGCCGTGGCCGCGCTGACCGGTCAGCGCGTGCACTTCGACGGTGATCCCGGCGCGCGCGCCCGCCCCATGGGTGCGGTGCTGCATGCGCTGCGTGATCTCGGCGTCGAGGTCACCGGCGACGGCGCACCAGAGCATGGCGAGGAAGGCTGCCTGCCCTTCACCATCCAGGCGCCGACCGGCATCACCGGCGACGCCATCACGATGGACGCCTCCGCCTCCTCACAGTTCGTCTCCGGACTGATGCTCGCCGCGGCCCGGATGCCGCACGGGCTGACGCTGCGCCACGCAGGTGACGCGGTCCCCTCGCTGGAGCACGTCGAGATGACCTGCAAGGTCCTCAGCCAGGTGGGCATCGAGGTGAGCTATCCGGCGCTGCACACCTGGAAGGTGGAACCAGGACCCATCGAGAGCTTCACCGTGCGAGTCGAGCCGGACCTCTCCAACGCAGGCCCATTCCTCTGCGCCGCAGCGGTCACCGGCGGTGAGGTGAGCATGCGCGGCTGGCCGAAGCACTCCACCCAGATCGGGCGACGCTGGACCGAGCTGCTGCCCGCCTTCGGCGCATCCGTGACCGAGCACCCCGAGACCGACGCCACGGTCACGCTGAGTGTGCGCGGCGGTTCACTGCGCAGCCCGGGCACCGTGGACGGCACCGCTGAACTGACCCCCACCGTGGCAGCGCTGGCGGCGTTGTGCACAGAACCGACCCGGTTCACCTCGGTCGGACACCTGCGCGGTCATGAGACCGACAGGATCGCCGCGCTGGTCACCGAGATCCGTCGGCTCGGCGGCACCGCCGAGGAGACCGCAGACGGCTTCGAGGTCCTCTCCCCCGTGAGCCACGGCGGCCTCGTCCACACCTATGCCGACCACCGCATGGCGACCTTCGCCGCGGTGCTGGGCCTCGTGGTCGACGCCGTCGAGGTGCAGGACATCTCGGCCACCTCAAAGACCATGCCGGACTTCCCCGCACTCTGGGCCGGGATGATCGACCGAACACCGGATGGCCAGCCGTGA
- a CDS encoding sigma-70 family RNA polymerase sigma factor — protein sequence MTPTTLTQRRTSAPGAVRERPVVPLRVDSAVMEKPAATGTAPDSRSTDSSSVVVAEETEQQRRVRFESEALQYVDQLYSAAMRMTRNPQDAEDLVQEAYTKAYSAFHQYKPGTNLKAWLYRILTNTYINIYRKKQRQPQQANTDTVEDWQMAQAAEHTSSGLRSAEAEALDHLPDSDVKDALQQIPEEFRLAVYFSDVEGFAYKEIAEILNIPIGTVMSRLHRGRKLLRELLHDYARERGFKKQEAKK from the coding sequence ATGACGCCGACGACTCTGACTCAACGACGCACCAGCGCTCCCGGCGCGGTGCGGGAACGCCCAGTGGTTCCTCTGCGAGTAGACTCAGCTGTGATGGAAAAGCCTGCAGCCACCGGCACCGCCCCTGACTCGAGGAGCACGGACTCGAGCAGCGTCGTCGTCGCCGAAGAGACCGAACAGCAGCGTCGCGTGCGTTTCGAGAGCGAGGCTCTCCAGTACGTGGACCAGCTCTACTCAGCTGCCATGCGGATGACACGAAATCCGCAGGATGCCGAGGACCTGGTCCAGGAGGCCTATACCAAGGCGTATTCGGCGTTTCACCAGTACAAGCCCGGCACCAATCTCAAAGCCTGGCTGTACCGGATCCTGACGAACACCTATATCAACATCTATCGCAAGAAGCAGCGCCAGCCGCAGCAGGCCAACACGGACACTGTGGAGGATTGGCAGATGGCTCAGGCAGCTGAGCACACGTCTTCCGGGCTGCGCTCTGCCGAGGCAGAGGCTCTCGATCATCTGCCGGATTCAGACGTGAAGGATGCGCTGCAGCAGATCCCTGAAGAGTTCCGTCTGGCGGTGTACTTCTCCGATGTTGAGGGCTTTGCCTATAAGGAGATCGCCGAGATCCTGAACATTCCCATCGGCACCGTGATGTCACGACTGCACCGGGGCAGAAAGTTGCTGCGCGAACTGTTGCACGACTATGCCCGTGAACGTGGCTTCAAGAAGCAGGAGGCCAAGAAATGA
- the hisN gene encoding histidinol-phosphatase — MSSNTSAYTDDLRLAHMIADSVDAKTMSFFSSMDFEVETKPDLTPVTEADRQAEELIRGQLSRARGRDAVVGEEFGSTGSGARQWIVDPIDGTKNFIRGVPAWATLIALVDEGEPVVGLVSAPALGKRWWAAKDGGAYTGKSLAAAKRLQVSKVPTLEDAFFSYSSLAGWRKIGRSQNFLELTETVWRTRAFGDFWSYCMVAEGQVDMAAEPELNLHDMAALVPIIREAGGIFTSLDGEPGCTGTNGLATNGLLHDAALGALAADHPAPF; from the coding sequence ATGAGCTCAAACACCAGCGCCTACACCGATGACCTGCGCCTGGCGCATATGATCGCAGATTCGGTAGATGCCAAGACGATGTCCTTCTTCTCCTCCATGGACTTCGAGGTGGAGACCAAGCCCGATCTCACCCCGGTCACCGAGGCGGATCGTCAGGCCGAGGAGCTCATCCGCGGTCAGCTCAGCAGGGCCCGCGGCCGCGACGCCGTGGTCGGCGAAGAATTCGGCTCCACCGGATCCGGCGCCCGGCAGTGGATCGTCGATCCCATCGATGGCACCAAGAACTTCATCCGCGGAGTCCCCGCCTGGGCCACCCTCATCGCCCTGGTGGATGAGGGCGAGCCTGTGGTGGGACTGGTGAGCGCCCCCGCTCTGGGGAAGCGTTGGTGGGCGGCCAAAGACGGAGGCGCCTACACCGGCAAGTCGCTGGCCGCGGCCAAGCGGCTGCAGGTCTCGAAGGTGCCCACACTCGAAGACGCGTTCTTCTCCTACTCCTCGCTGGCGGGCTGGCGGAAGATCGGCCGCAGCCAGAACTTCCTGGAACTGACCGAGACCGTCTGGCGCACCCGTGCCTTCGGCGACTTCTGGTCCTACTGCATGGTCGCGGAAGGCCAGGTCGACATGGCCGCCGAGCCCGAGCTGAACCTGCACGATATGGCGGCCCTGGTCCCGATCATCCGCGAAGCCGGCGGCATCTTCACATCGCTGGACGGTGAACCCGGGTGCACCGGCACCAACGGCCTGGCCACCAACGGTCTTCTGCACGACGCCGCCCTGGGCGCTCTCGCTGCTGATCATCCCGCACCCTTCTGA
- the rsrA gene encoding mycothiol system anti-sigma-R factor encodes MNDSDLSPAAGVSPGKWLDENCKDGDCTETQVRMERIYEYADGALSREDIGEVEAHLQACPECAKDYDLECIIRTVVRRSCAERAPETLKVTILERISQIRVEAGHGQDEEHR; translated from the coding sequence ATGAACGATTCCGATCTCAGCCCAGCCGCTGGCGTGAGCCCCGGCAAATGGCTCGATGAGAACTGCAAGGACGGGGACTGCACCGAGACCCAGGTCCGCATGGAGCGGATCTACGAGTACGCCGACGGCGCGCTCAGCCGCGAAGACATCGGCGAGGTGGAAGCGCACCTGCAGGCCTGCCCGGAGTGCGCCAAGGACTACGACCTGGAGTGCATCATTCGGACCGTGGTGCGACGCTCCTGCGCTGAACGCGCCCCTGAGACGCTGAAAGTGACGATTCTGGAGCGGATCAGCCAGATCCGTGTCGAGGCCGGACACGGCCAGGACGAGGAACACCGCTGA
- a CDS encoding GDSL-type esterase/lipase family protein: protein MEETTQDLRSSVIGPRRHLRIVALGDELLTGIGDPRALGWLGRVISKTPIEGIALEHYVLAMPGEGTEALSERWQHETLARFEASAPEPPERHLVVALNDKDLYSATSSARSRLNLANILDRASQEGIRCLVIGPVPTLDSDRNQRISELNAAYRDVASRRSHVYVDSYTPLVSHEQWRSDLAANGGLPGQAGYGLMAWLVLHRGWYQWLGLQEPVA, encoded by the coding sequence ATGGAAGAGACCACTCAGGATCTGCGTTCCTCCGTCATAGGCCCGCGGCGTCATCTGCGGATCGTGGCCCTCGGCGACGAGCTGCTGACCGGGATCGGTGACCCCCGAGCGCTGGGATGGCTCGGTCGCGTGATCTCCAAGACCCCGATCGAAGGCATCGCGCTGGAACACTATGTCCTCGCGATGCCCGGGGAGGGCACCGAGGCGCTTTCGGAGCGCTGGCAGCACGAGACGCTGGCCCGCTTCGAGGCAAGCGCCCCGGAGCCACCAGAACGTCATCTGGTGGTCGCGCTGAACGACAAGGACCTCTACAGCGCAACCTCCTCTGCCCGCTCGCGGCTGAACCTGGCCAATATCCTGGACCGAGCGTCCCAGGAGGGCATCCGGTGCCTGGTGATCGGCCCGGTGCCCACTCTGGACAGCGACCGGAACCAGCGGATCTCTGAACTCAACGCTGCCTACCGGGACGTGGCCTCCCGCCGTTCCCATGTCTACGTGGACTCGTATACACCCCTGGTCAGCCACGAGCAGTGGCGCAGCGACCTCGCGGCCAACGGCGGGCTCCCCGGCCAGGCCGGGTACGGGCTGATGGCCTGGCTCGTTCTTCATCGCGGCTGGTATCAGTGGTTAGGGCTCCAAGAGCCGGTGGCCTAG
- a CDS encoding 50S ribosomal protein bL37 yields the protein MSKRGRKRSARRKKNANHGKRPNS from the coding sequence ATGAGCAAGCGTGGACGTAAGCGCAGCGCGCGTCGCAAGAAGAACGCGAACCACGGCAAGCGCCCCAACTCCTGA
- the rsgA gene encoding ribosome small subunit-dependent GTPase A — protein MSRWSDWDESHVKVRPNKKGSRPRTKESPDYADSELGRVVTVDRGRYTVRVESSAGDERVISAVRARALRRTPVVPGDMVGLVGDTTGDEGSLARLIRIEERSTLLRRSAEDTDDAERVIVANADQLLIVVAAADPAPRTGFIDRALVAAYDAGIVPILLVTKADLVEDPLDPAGLMSHYAELDLQVVVSQQAAGSASGEPSLDAEAVTALRTALTRRVTAMIGHSGVGKSTMVNALTGADRATSGVNAVTGRGRHTSSSAVALNLEPIGSLEAADARDSWIIDTPGVRTFGLAHVAPDDVLGAFSDLVEGSVDCEPGCAHMSPEGGCALDAWVADGHAGEHGAARLASLRGLISSMAGTEEAPAEKRLGA, from the coding sequence GTGAGCCGCTGGTCCGACTGGGACGAATCCCACGTGAAGGTCCGGCCCAATAAGAAGGGCTCACGGCCGCGGACCAAAGAGTCCCCCGACTACGCCGACTCGGAGCTGGGACGTGTGGTCACCGTGGATCGCGGGCGCTACACCGTCCGGGTGGAAAGCTCTGCAGGCGATGAACGCGTGATCTCTGCAGTCCGCGCCCGGGCACTGCGCAGGACCCCCGTGGTTCCCGGTGACATGGTCGGCCTGGTGGGTGACACCACAGGCGATGAAGGTTCCCTGGCCCGGCTGATCCGCATCGAGGAGCGCTCCACGCTGCTGCGCCGCAGCGCGGAGGACACCGACGACGCCGAGCGAGTCATCGTGGCCAATGCAGACCAGCTGCTGATCGTGGTCGCGGCTGCCGATCCCGCCCCTCGCACCGGGTTCATCGACCGGGCGCTGGTGGCTGCCTACGACGCCGGCATCGTGCCGATCCTCCTGGTCACCAAGGCCGACCTCGTCGAGGATCCGCTGGACCCGGCCGGGCTGATGAGTCACTACGCAGAGCTGGACCTCCAGGTCGTCGTCTCCCAGCAGGCAGCCGGCTCCGCCTCGGGAGAGCCCTCCCTGGACGCCGAGGCCGTGACGGCGCTGCGCACCGCACTGACCCGTCGCGTCACGGCGATGATCGGACACTCCGGGGTGGGCAAGTCCACCATGGTCAACGCACTGACCGGTGCAGACCGCGCGACCAGCGGGGTCAACGCAGTCACCGGCCGGGGACGGCACACCTCCTCCTCGGCGGTGGCGCTGAATCTAGAGCCCATCGGGTCCCTCGAGGCGGCTGACGCCAGGGACTCATGGATCATCGACACCCCCGGGGTGCGCACCTTCGGCCTGGCCCATGTGGCCCCCGACGACGTGCTCGGCGCGTTCTCGGATCTGGTCGAGGGGTCCGTGGACTGCGAACCCGGCTGCGCCCACATGTCACCCGAGGGCGGCTGCGCGCTGGACGCCTGGGTCGCCGACGGCCATGCCGGCGAACACGGCGCGGCACGGCTGGCCTCGCTGCGCGGACTGATCAGCTCCATGGCGGGCACCGAGGAGGCTCCCGCGGAGAAGCGGCTCGGCGCGTAA